The DNA window AAGCTGCGGGCGGCCGGGGCCGACCCGGACCCGATCCGCACCCACCGCGGCGTGGGCTACGCCCTGGAGGTGTAGGGTGCGGCTGGGGCTGAAGCTGTTCCTGGGGCTTTTCCTGATCGTCGGCATCGCCGCGTTCTTCGTGATGCGCGTATTCGTCAACGAGGTCAAACCCGGTGTGCGCCAGGCGATGGAAGCCACCCTGGTGGATGCGGCCAACGTGCTGGCTGAAATGGCCGCCGCCGACCTCAAGGCCGGACAGATCGCCCGCGGGCGCTTCGTGCAGGACCTGGCGCGCGCGCAGCGACGTGACCCCAAGGCCATGGTGTGGCGTTTCCCGAAGCGTTCGCTGGACTACCGGGTCACCATCACCGATGCGCGCGGCATCGTCGTGTACGACTCCATGGGTCAGGACATCGGCCGCGACCACTCGCGCTGGAACGACGTCTATCGAACGCTGCGCGGCGAATACGGCGCGCGTTCCAGCCCGGAAACGCCGGGTGACACCACCCGCACCGTGATGCATGTGGCCGCGCCGATCATCGACCCGGACGACGGCCGCACCCTGATCGGCGTGCTCAGCCTGGCCCAGCCCAACCGCAGCATCGATCCCTTCATTGCCGCCAGCCAGCGCGCCATCATTGAACGGGGGGCGTGGTTGATCGGGTTGTCGGCGTTGATCGGCGTGCTGATGACCGCCTGGCTGATGCACGGGGTAGGGCGGCTTAATCGGTATGCACAGGCGGTCAGCCGTGGCGAACCGGTGCCGCCACCACCGCCGCGCCGGGACGAGATCGGCGACCTGGGCCGCGCGCTGGAAACCATGCGCCGCAAGCTCGAGGGAAAGGCGTACGTGGAGCAGTACGTGCAGTCGCTCACCCACGAGATGAAAAGCCCGTTGGCGGCCATCCGCGGCGCAGCCGAGCTGCTGCAGGAGCCGCTGCCCGAGGCCGACCGCGTGCACTTCGCGCGCAGCATCCAGGGCCAGGAGCAGCGTCTGACCGAGACCATCGACAAGCTGCTGGCGCTGGCCGAAGTGGAACAGCACGGCTGGCTGCAGAAGCGCGAGCGCCTCGCGGTGCAGCCGCTGCTGCAGGCGGCGGCTGAGGCGGTGGCGATGCGTGCGCAGGCGGCCGGGGTGACCGTGCATGTGCAGGTTGCTGATGGATTGTCGGTGTTGGGTGACAGGTGGCTGCTCGGGCAGGCGCTGAATAATCTGCTGGAGAATGCGCTGGCGTTTTCACCGGAAGGTTCGATCGTGGAGCTCAGCGCGGCGCGCGTCGGCGATGCCGTGGTGCTGCACGTGGCCGATCGCGGCAGCGGTGTGCCGGACTACGCGCTGGCGCGCGTGTTCGAACGGTTCTATTCACTGGCGCGGCCGGCGACCGGGCAACGCAGTTCCGGGCTGGGGCTGTCGTTCGTGCAGGAGGTGGCGCGGTTGCATGGGGGGCGGGTGACGCTGGCCAATCGTGAAGGGGGCGGGGCGGTGGCCTCGCTCTACGCTTCACTCTGACTTCATATTCGGCTCAAACCTTCCACACCCACCGCAGTGAAGCTGGCACCCTCCCAAACCGAGGACGGGTGATGAAGTCTCTGCACATGTTGTTGCGGTTCGCCATTGTGGGCGGACTGATCCTGCTGCTGTTGATCCCCTTGATGATGATCCGGGGCGTGATCAGCGAGCGCGAAGCCTACCGCGACGAGGCCTACCTGCGCGTGGCGCAGAGCCGGGCCGGTGCGCAGACCTTGACCGGCCCGATCCGGGTGGTGCCGTGGCGGGAAAGTCGCCAGGTGGAAACCGTGGACGCGGCCGGGGTGAAGAAGACTGAAACCCAGGTGGAGGACAGCTATTGGCTGCAGATGCCGTCCAGCTTGGTGGTGGAAGGCAGCATGCAGCCGGACGAGCGCCGGATCGGCCTGTTCCGGGTGCCGGTGTACAGCTGGAAGGCCAAGGTGCGTGCCGCCTTCAGCCAGGACGACTACCCGGTGCGCGAGGGTCGGGTGTATGGGCAGCCCTACCTGGTGGTGGGCATTGCCGATGTGCGCGGGCTGGTGGGGTCGCCGAAGCTGGCGGTGGACGGCGAGGCGCTGAGCCTGCAGCCGGGGCTGGGCGATGTCACCGGCATGGGCAAGGGCCTGCATGTGCCGGTGCGTGGCTTCAGCGACAACGCCGGTGGCGTGCTGGCAGCCAGTACGGTGGAACTGGACCTGGTGCTGGATGGCACGCGCTCGCTGGCGGTGGTGCCGGTGGGTGACGACAGCCGCATCGCGGTGCAGTCGAGCTGGCCGCACCCGTCGTTCGGCGGCAGCTTCCTGCCCAACCAGCGCACGGTGGATACGCAAGGCTTCAATGCGCAATGGTCGGTGTCGTCACTGGCTTCGCAGGCGCAGCGCCAACTGCGTGGCAGTGGTGACAACGAACCGGAAACCGTCAGCGTCGAGCTGGTCAATCCCGTGGACATCTACACCCAGGCTGATCGCGCCAGCAAGTACGGCATCCTCTTCATCCTGCTCACCTTTGTCGGCTTCATCCTGTTCGAGTTGATCAAGGACCTGCGCATCCATCCACTGCAGTACCTGATGGTGGGCCTGGCGCTGGCGATCTTCTTCCTGCTGCTGCTGAGCCTGTCCGAACACATTCCGTTCTGGGTGGCGTACGCGGTGTCGGCAACGGCCTGTATCGGACTGCAGGCGGTATACCTGACCGGCGTGCTGCGCAGCCGTCTGCGCGGTCTGGGGTTTGCGGCGATGCTGACCGTACTCTATGGCGCGCTGTATGGCCTGCTGGTGTCGGAGAACAACGCGCTGCTGATGGGCTCGCTGCTGTTGTTCGGCGTGCTGGCGGCCGCCATGTGGATCACCCGCCGGATTGACTGGTATGCGCTGGGGGCGGGCGTGAAGCCGGCGCATGACGCAGGTGACTCTGGCGCTGCGTGATTGAATGATTACGGTGCAGGGTCACCTTCTGACCTGTGCCGCGCATGATTCCAATGAGCGACGTCAAGGGGGGCCAAGGGGCCCCCCTTTGTATTGCATCGACCTCCGGTTCGCTGATTCCGTCCGCGGAACGACCGCCATTGCCTGAAAACGTCAGCAATCGCACCCACCCATGGCCACCGGTATCTGCCCAGCGGCCAGCAGCAGATGAGGATCTGGCGGTGCAGGCGCTTGTTGAGCGGATCCTTTGCACCGGCGCACCCCAGGCCGAAACCGTCGTGGGGATGCTGCGCCGGAAGCTGGAAGAGGTGGACGAACCAGAGACCCGTGCGGCCATCATGGCGCGCTTCGAGCAGGCGCTCATCGGCGAGCCCGGATGGGCCGATGCCATGGCATCGCTGACCCGCAACACGCTGCAGGTCGTATTCAACCGGACCGGTTGGTCGGTGCTGTCCGCGGCCATGCCCACGACGGCAGCGCTGTTGGCGGGCGCGCAACTGCTTCAGCAACGCAGCTGGTCCGGGGTGGCTGCGGTACTGGCCGCGCTGGCTCCGGGTCTGCCTACATTGCGGAGCCACGCAGAGTTCGAGGCGCTGGTTCAGTCGCTGCCGGTTTCCCTGCGCGACAGTCTGGCCACACTCAATGACTGGGTGGAGGCGATGGACGCACCTTTCGCACCGCGCCTTCAGCTTGCCCCAGCACTGGCGGTGCTGACTGCG is part of the Stenotrophomonas oahuensis genome and encodes:
- the creC gene encoding two-component system sensor histidine kinase CreC — its product is MRLGLKLFLGLFLIVGIAAFFVMRVFVNEVKPGVRQAMEATLVDAANVLAEMAAADLKAGQIARGRFVQDLARAQRRDPKAMVWRFPKRSLDYRVTITDARGIVVYDSMGQDIGRDHSRWNDVYRTLRGEYGARSSPETPGDTTRTVMHVAAPIIDPDDGRTLIGVLSLAQPNRSIDPFIAASQRAIIERGAWLIGLSALIGVLMTAWLMHGVGRLNRYAQAVSRGEPVPPPPPRRDEIGDLGRALETMRRKLEGKAYVEQYVQSLTHEMKSPLAAIRGAAELLQEPLPEADRVHFARSIQGQEQRLTETIDKLLALAEVEQHGWLQKRERLAVQPLLQAAAEAVAMRAQAAGVTVHVQVADGLSVLGDRWLLGQALNNLLENALAFSPEGSIVELSAARVGDAVVLHVADRGSGVPDYALARVFERFYSLARPATGQRSSGLGLSFVQEVARLHGGRVTLANREGGGAVASLYASL
- the creD gene encoding cell envelope integrity protein CreD, yielding MKSLHMLLRFAIVGGLILLLLIPLMMIRGVISEREAYRDEAYLRVAQSRAGAQTLTGPIRVVPWRESRQVETVDAAGVKKTETQVEDSYWLQMPSSLVVEGSMQPDERRIGLFRVPVYSWKAKVRAAFSQDDYPVREGRVYGQPYLVVGIADVRGLVGSPKLAVDGEALSLQPGLGDVTGMGKGLHVPVRGFSDNAGGVLAASTVELDLVLDGTRSLAVVPVGDDSRIAVQSSWPHPSFGGSFLPNQRTVDTQGFNAQWSVSSLASQAQRQLRGSGDNEPETVSVELVNPVDIYTQADRASKYGILFILLTFVGFILFELIKDLRIHPLQYLMVGLALAIFFLLLLSLSEHIPFWVAYAVSATACIGLQAVYLTGVLRSRLRGLGFAAMLTVLYGALYGLLVSENNALLMGSLLLFGVLAAAMWITRRIDWYALGAGVKPAHDAGDSGAA